In a genomic window of Mageeibacillus indolicus UPII9-5:
- the nifJ gene encoding pyruvate:ferredoxin (flavodoxin) oxidoreductase, protein MTKKLKYMTCDGNTAAAYASYAFTEVAGIYPITPSSPMADYVDQWAQAGRKNIFGQTVNVIEMQSEGGASGVVHGSLAAGALTTTYTASQGLLLMIPNMYKIAGELLPCVFHISARTLATHALSIFGDHSDVMAARQTGFAMLFGSSVQEVVWMACVAHLSAIKSRVPFMDIFDGFRTSHEIQKIQVPEYDDLAELVDYEAVKEFRERALSPNHPTLRGSAMNPDIFFQVREASNRFYNELPDIVEHYMNEINKLAGTNYKLYDYYGDPEAERVVVCMGSAVEALKETVDFLTAKGEKVGVLNVHLFRPFDTKRFVDALPKTTKKIAVLDRTKEPGAQGEPLFQDVVTAYYGHENPPIIVGGRYGLGSKNTTPGDFLAVFKHLNEDKPRHNFTIGIIDDVSNLSLAPIKGINTVPAGTVSCRFWGLGSDGTVGANKNSIKIIGDHTDMYAQAYFSYDSKKSGGITISDLRFGKSPIHSTYLIDMADFASCSQQSYVDKYDMLSSLKDNGVFLLNTLWTDEELNTFLPASMKRAIATKKIRFYTIDAVEIAKGLGLGGRTNTVMQAAFFKLSNIIPIEEAVEYMKKAIVKSYSKKGDEIVKMNYGAVDAGCEKIHEVKYPADWANAVDGPAKLRNVPEFVSKIADVTNAQNGDSLPVSTFLGMEDGTLPQGTSKYEKRGIAVDVPHWIPENCIQCNQCSYVCPHGVIRPFLVTEEEAAKAPATMTTIKGTKPYDGYKFIIQPSVLDCTGCGSCAQVCPAKNKALVMQPIGENMQQSEHWTYLTEKVTKKPNPMKSNIVKGTQFNMPYFEFSGACAGCGETPYAKLVTQLFGDKMMISNATGCSSIWGGSAPSQPYTTDEHGRGPSWANSLFEDNAEHGLGMLLGAKQLRNRLKEKLMELNRTVTDEAVKVAGANWLDNMAKTEGTIESAQSLVEALSNYHTDNPDEQKLIADIMENKDYLSKRSTWIFGGDGWAYDIGYGGLDHVLSTGEDINVLVFDTEVYSNTGGQASKSTPMGAIAQFAAGGKSVKKKDLGMMAMSYGYVYVAQIAMGANQAQTLKAIAEAEAYHGPSLIIAYSPCINHGIKGGMTRSQAREKQAVECGYWHLYRFNPLLAKEGKNPFVLDSKAPDLSKFHDYLTTEVRYSSLAKKYPPEHVEAVFALAEQNAAERYKSYVRKSQESYAE, encoded by the coding sequence ATGACAAAGAAGTTGAAGTACATGACATGTGACGGTAACACGGCAGCCGCCTATGCCTCATATGCATTTACTGAAGTGGCCGGTATCTATCCGATTACCCCTTCATCACCGATGGCAGACTATGTTGACCAGTGGGCGCAAGCGGGTCGTAAAAACATTTTCGGGCAAACGGTAAACGTTATTGAAATGCAATCTGAAGGGGGTGCTTCCGGTGTCGTGCATGGTTCCCTTGCCGCCGGTGCTTTGACCACCACTTACACCGCTTCACAAGGCTTGCTCCTGATGATTCCTAATATGTATAAAATCGCCGGTGAATTGCTACCATGCGTTTTCCATATTTCAGCTCGTACATTGGCGACGCACGCCTTGTCAATTTTCGGTGACCATTCCGATGTAATGGCTGCAAGACAAACAGGTTTCGCTATGTTGTTCGGCAGCAGCGTGCAGGAAGTTGTATGGATGGCCTGTGTAGCTCATTTATCGGCTATTAAGAGTCGGGTTCCGTTCATGGATATCTTTGACGGTTTCCGTACTTCGCACGAAATTCAAAAGATTCAAGTACCGGAATATGATGACTTGGCTGAGCTGGTTGATTATGAGGCGGTTAAGGAATTCCGTGAAAGAGCTCTATCACCTAATCACCCGACCTTGCGTGGTTCGGCGATGAACCCTGATATTTTCTTCCAGGTTCGCGAGGCTTCCAATCGTTTCTACAATGAGTTGCCTGATATTGTTGAACATTATATGAATGAAATCAACAAATTAGCCGGCACCAACTACAAACTTTACGATTACTACGGTGATCCGGAAGCTGAAAGAGTTGTTGTTTGCATGGGCTCAGCCGTGGAAGCGTTGAAAGAAACCGTCGACTTCTTGACGGCAAAGGGCGAAAAAGTTGGTGTGCTGAATGTTCACCTGTTCCGTCCGTTCGATACCAAGCGCTTTGTTGACGCTTTGCCGAAGACGACTAAGAAAATCGCTGTTCTGGATCGTACGAAAGAACCCGGTGCGCAAGGCGAGCCGCTATTCCAAGACGTTGTTACTGCTTATTATGGCCACGAGAATCCGCCGATTATTGTGGGCGGACGTTACGGTTTAGGTTCAAAGAACACTACTCCGGGTGATTTCTTGGCCGTATTCAAACATCTTAATGAAGATAAACCGCGTCATAACTTTACAATTGGCATTATTGATGATGTCAGCAACCTGTCTTTGGCTCCGATTAAAGGTATTAACACAGTGCCGGCCGGTACAGTTTCCTGCCGTTTCTGGGGTCTTGGTTCTGATGGTACGGTAGGTGCCAACAAAAACTCGATTAAGATTATCGGTGATCATACTGACATGTACGCACAAGCCTACTTCAGCTATGACTCTAAAAAGTCAGGTGGTATAACAATTTCCGACCTGCGTTTTGGTAAATCGCCAATTCACTCCACCTACTTGATTGATATGGCTGATTTTGCTTCCTGCTCGCAACAATCTTACGTCGACAAGTACGATATGCTTTCATCATTGAAAGATAACGGGGTTTTCCTGCTGAATACCTTGTGGACGGATGAAGAATTAAATACCTTCCTGCCGGCTTCAATGAAACGGGCTATTGCGACCAAGAAAATCCGTTTCTACACTATCGATGCGGTTGAAATTGCCAAGGGCCTCGGGCTCGGCGGCCGTACCAACACCGTAATGCAGGCAGCATTCTTTAAGCTGAGTAATATCATTCCGATTGAAGAAGCTGTCGAATACATGAAAAAAGCTATCGTTAAATCCTACAGCAAAAAGGGCGATGAAATTGTTAAGATGAATTACGGCGCTGTAGATGCCGGTTGCGAAAAAATTCATGAAGTCAAATATCCGGCCGATTGGGCGAACGCAGTTGACGGCCCGGCTAAATTACGTAACGTGCCTGAATTCGTTTCTAAGATTGCTGATGTCACCAATGCTCAGAACGGCGATAGCTTGCCGGTTTCGACCTTCCTTGGTATGGAAGATGGTACTTTGCCACAAGGTACGAGCAAATACGAAAAACGTGGTATCGCCGTTGATGTGCCGCACTGGATTCCGGAAAATTGTATCCAATGTAACCAATGCTCGTATGTTTGCCCGCACGGCGTAATTCGTCCTTTCTTGGTTACCGAAGAAGAGGCGGCTAAGGCTCCGGCTACGATGACTACCATTAAGGGTACCAAACCTTATGACGGTTATAAATTCATCATTCAGCCGTCAGTTTTGGACTGCACCGGTTGCGGATCCTGTGCCCAGGTTTGCCCGGCCAAGAACAAGGCTTTGGTAATGCAACCTATCGGCGAGAATATGCAACAGAGTGAACACTGGACTTATTTGACCGAAAAAGTCACCAAAAAGCCTAATCCGATGAAGAGCAACATCGTCAAAGGTACGCAATTCAATATGCCGTACTTCGAATTTTCCGGTGCTTGCGCCGGGTGTGGTGAGACTCCTTATGCCAAGTTGGTAACTCAACTATTTGGTGATAAGATGATGATTTCTAACGCTACTGGTTGTTCTTCGATTTGGGGTGGCTCGGCACCTTCCCAACCTTATACAACCGATGAACATGGCCGCGGTCCTTCATGGGCAAACAGCTTGTTTGAGGATAACGCTGAACATGGCTTAGGAATGTTGCTCGGTGCAAAACAGTTGCGTAACCGTCTTAAAGAAAAATTGATGGAATTGAACCGTACTGTCACTGATGAAGCGGTAAAAGTTGCCGGTGCCAATTGGTTAGACAACATGGCCAAGACTGAAGGAACGATTGAATCGGCTCAATCCTTGGTCGAAGCACTCAGCAATTATCATACGGACAATCCGGATGAACAAAAACTTATCGCCGACATCATGGAAAACAAGGATTACTTAAGCAAACGTTCTACCTGGATATTCGGCGGCGACGGATGGGCATATGATATCGGTTACGGCGGTTTGGATCATGTCCTTTCAACCGGTGAAGATATTAACGTTCTAGTCTTCGATACAGAAGTTTATTCCAATACAGGTGGTCAGGCTTCTAAATCAACTCCTATGGGTGCTATTGCTCAGTTTGCTGCCGGTGGTAAGTCGGTTAAGAAGAAGGATCTGGGCATGATGGCTATGAGTTATGGTTATGTATATGTTGCTCAGATCGCTATGGGTGCCAACCAAGCTCAAACCTTGAAAGCTATAGCCGAGGCGGAAGCTTATCACGGCCCGTCATTGATCATTGCTTACTCGCCTTGTATCAACCATGGTATCAAAGGCGGAATGACCAGATCTCAAGCCCGTG